In Negativicutes bacterium, the sequence TCTCTACCGCATTTGGACCTAACATATATAGTTAATGCCTTTTTGGGAGGTCTTGTATTTTCGTATGCTGCTTATAAGTATGGGATAAAGTGGTCTATTTTATTGCATGCGTTAAGCAATGCGTTTAGTGTAATTTTATCGTATATTTCAATTAACGACAAAGTAATTTTCACGGTTAAAAATCAAATAATAACAGCTAATACATTAACAGGTTTTACTCTACTATTAGTAACGGTATTATGCTTGATGTATTATGTTGTCAAGGGAACCAAGAATCGAACTATTATTAAAGAGTTTTGGATTCAATATAGACCAAATCCAAATCAGTTGTTCGAGATTTTTAAAAACCCTTGGTCGATAATGTATATTATTATAAACATAATACAGCTTAATACAGCTTAATTTCAGTAAGATCTAGTAGTATGTAACACCTAAATGTTTCATTTAACAATCGGATAAAGCCGCTTCAATTTTGTTCTGGCAGCATCGGTAGTAAACTGCCAATCAACAGATTTTTGTTTCAGGTTTCGATCGACATACCATGCCTTCAGTTCATGATTCAAAGTCTGTAAGTTATCAATTCGCCGTTTCCCCAGACATTGGCGACCGAGAGCCGATAATTCTATCTCGGCAATATTAAGCCAACTTCCGTGCTTTGGCGTGTAATGTATCTCCAACCGCTTCGCTATACGTAGTGCCTCTTCCGGTGTGAATGCCTCATAAAGAGAGGAGGTGTTATGAGTATTAAGATTATCCATGATCAAAACGATTTTTTCAGCGGTCGGATATTGCTCCACGAGCCATTTGATCTGAAACGCCCAATCGATTTTTGTTCTGTGTTCGTTCGCATCTGCATACCGCCATCCGTTTAGCGGCTCGGTAAAAAGGAAGATGCTGCAGGTACCCTTGCGTATGTACTCGTTATCAATCCGTTCTATTTTTCCCGGTTGCATTTTAATTTTACAGCGAGCATCAGCAAGAAGTGCAAGGGCTTTTCATCCATACAGACTACCGGATAATTCTCATTGTATGAACGATTATATACTTCCTTCCATGGCTGCAACGTAAACGTATTTGACGCTTACGGGAATTTAAAAGAAATATTTGCGGCAACTAATTCTACGTGAAAACAAAAATCGTACAAGAAAAAGGAGATTATGTACTTAAGTGCTTGAGTTTTCATGAGGATGAATTTATTTAGGAAAAGGAACGGCATCAATGAAAAAGTATTGCGAAGAATGTGGAAGTGAAATAGAAACAAGAATTATCAATAAAAAAGAAACGTATGATGTATGTGGTGAGTCAATCGAAGTCGATGCACAACTCCTTGTTTGTGCTGAGTGCGGAGCAGAACTTTTCTGCGAGAAACTCGATAACGCGACATTGGTAAATGCTTACAATAACTATCGGAGGAAACACAAACTTCTTCTTCCTGAGGAAATAAAGAAGATAAGAGAACAGTATGGTTTGAGCCAAAGAAGATTTTCGAAACTTCTCAATTGGGGTGATAAGACTATTTGCAGATATGAGAACGGCTCTGTTCAAGATAAAGCACATAACAGCCTGCTCTTTTTCTTGCGCGAACCGAAAAATATGCGGACTTATCTCACAGAAAACGAAATCATGCTTGATTCAAAGCAAACAAAGAAGTTACTCAAAACAGTTGACATGCTGGAGCAAAATACAGATAGTCGTTCTGGAAATCACTTCTTTGAGTTGTTCTCTTCCAGTGAGCCTTCTGTAGATAATGGATTCAAGGCTTTCGATTACGAGAAATTCTGCGCAATGGTATTGCATATTGCGCACAGGCAAAAAGATCTGTTGAAAACCAAATTGCTCAAACTACTAAACTATGCAGATATGATTTTCTATAAAGAAAATGGTGTTTCAATATCTGGAGCAAAATATGTTCACCTGCCATATGGACCGGTTCCAGACAATTTTGAC encodes:
- a CDS encoding DUF4065 domain-containing protein, giving the protein MKKYCEECGSEIETRIINKKETYDVCGESIEVDAQLLVCAECGAELFCEKLDNATLVNAYNNYRRKHKLLLPEEIKKIREQYGLSQRRFSKLLNWGDKTICRYENGSVQDKAHNSLLFFLREPKNMRTYLTENEIMLDSKQTKKLLKTVDMLEQNTDSRSGNHFFELFSSSEPSVDNGFKAFDYEKFCAMVLHIAHRQKDLLKTKLLKLLNYADMIFYKENGVSISGAKYVHLPYGPVPDNFDILFGTMTANHLAHIEVVYDNGYECHQVIPECDVPDGVLSESEIAVLDRICAKFSEFGSVDISNYSHKESGYQATRSGEIIPYSFAKDIELN
- a CDS encoding IS630 family transposase, with product MKMQPGKIERIDNEYIRKGTCSIFLFTEPLNGWRYADANEHRTKIDWAFQIKWLVEQYPTAEKIVLIMDNLNTHNTSSLYEAFTPEEALRIAKRLEIHYTPKHGSWLNIAEIELSALGRQCLGKRRIDNLQTLNHELKAWYVDRNLKQKSVDWQFTTDAARTKLKRLYPIVK